A single Equus asinus isolate D_3611 breed Donkey chromosome 21, EquAss-T2T_v2, whole genome shotgun sequence DNA region contains:
- the IFRD2 gene encoding interferon-related developmental regulator 2 isoform X1, with protein MPRARKGGAPRKGGQRRRGGACSSTQADSGSSEDEAASEARSTTSECPSLLSTAAEDSLGGDAMDEQGQQEDLEEKLKEYVDCLTDKSAKTRQGALESLRLALASRLLPDFLLERRLTLTDALEKCLKKGKGEEQALAAAVLGLLCVQLGPGPKGEELFHSLQPLLFSVLSDGTASPATRLHCASALGLGCYVAAADVQDLVSCLTCLEGVFSRPCGVGGSTASVFPVSLHGLLCAALQAWALLLTICPSTHISHILDRQLPRLPQLLSSESVNLRIAAGETIALLFELARDLEEDFIYEDMGALCSTLRTLATDSNKYRAKADRRRQRSIFRAVLHFVEGGECEEETIRFGLEVLYVDSWARRRIYAAFKDVLGSGMHHHLQNNELLRDIFGLGPVLVLDATALKACKISRFEKVCTLGHLYLPSIPAAQRPGALQGLEEKPWASPSTAH; from the exons GTGCCTGCAGCAGTACCCAAGCTGACTCAGGTTCCAGTGAGGATGAGGCAGCCAGTGAGGCCCGCAGCACCACCAGTGAATGCCCCAGCCTTCTTAGCACCGCAGCAGAGGACAGCCTTG GGGGGGATGCCATGGATGAGCAGGGCCAGCAGGAAGACCTTGAGGAGAAGTTGAAGGAGTATGTGGACTGCCTCACAGATAAGAG TGCCAAGACCCGGCAAGGTGCTCTTGAGAGCCTGCGCCTGGCCCTGGCATCCCGCTTACTCCCCGACTTCTTGCTGGAGCGCCGCCTCACGCTGACTGATGCCTTGGAAAAATGCCTCAAGAAAG GGAAGGGCGAGGAACAGGCCCTGGCTGCTGCTGTGCTGGGCCTGCTCTGCGTGCAGCTGGGCCCTGGACCCAAGGGCGAGGAGCTGTTCCACAGCCTGCAGCCCCTCCTATTCTCTGTGCTCAGTGATGGTACAGCCAGCCCTGCCACCCGGCTCCAT TGCGCTTCTGCTCTTGGCTTGGGCTGCTACGTGGCTGCCGCCGATGTCCAG GACCTGGTCTCTTGCCTCACCTGCCTGGAAGGCGTCTTCAGCCGGCCTTGTGGTGTGGGTGGCTCCACAGCCTCTGTATTCCCTGTCAGCCTGCATGGTCTGCTCTGTGCTGCCCTGCAGGCCTGGGCATTGCTACTCACCATCTGCCCCAGCACCCATATCAGCCACATCCTGGACAG gcaGCTGCCCCGTCTGCCCCAGCTCTTGTCCAGTGAAAGTGTGAACCTGCGGATCGCTGCTGGCGAGACCATCGCACTGCTCTTTGAGCTTGCCCGGGACCTTGAG GAGGACTTTATTTACGAGGACATGGGGGCCCTCTGCAGTACCCTGCGCACTCTGGCCACCGACAGCAACAAGTACCGTGCCAAGGCTGACCGGCGGCGTCAGCGCTCTATTTTCCGTGCTGTGCTGCACTTTGTTGAG GGCGGCGAGTGTGAGGAGGAGACCATCCGATTTGGGCTCGAGGTGCTCTATGTAGACAGCTGGGCTCGGCGCCGGATCTATGCCGCCTTCAAGGATGTGCTGGGATCAGGCATGCACCACCACCTCCAG AACAACGAGCTACTCCGTGACATCTTTGGCCTGGGCCCTGTGCTGGTGCTGGATGCCACTGCCCTGAAGGCCTGCAAGATCTCACGTTTTGAGAAGGTTTGCACCCTTGGGCACCTTTATCTTCCCTCCATTCCTGCGGCCCAGAGGCCTGGAGCTctgcaggggctggaggagaagccCTGGGCCTCCCCGTCCACAGCTCACTAG
- the IFRD2 gene encoding interferon-related developmental regulator 2 isoform X2 — protein sequence MPRARKGGAPRKGGQRRRGGACSSTQADSGSSEDEAASEARSTTSECPSLLSTAAEDSLGGDAMDEQGQQEDLEEKLKEYVDCLTDKSAKTRQGALESLRLALASRLLPDFLLERRLTLTDALEKCLKKGKGEEQALAAAVLGLLCVQLGPGPKGEELFHSLQPLLFSVLSDGTASPATRLHCASALGLGCYVAAADVQDLVSCLTCLEGVFSRPCGVGGSTASVFPVSLHGLLCAALQAWALLLTICPSTHISHILDRQLPRLPQLLSSESVNLRIAAGETIALLFELARDLEEDFIYEDMGALCSTLRTLATDSNKYRAKADRRRQRSIFRAVLHFVEGGECEEETIRFGLEVLYVDSWARRRIYAAFKDVLGSGMHHHLQNNELLRDIFGLGPVLVLDATALKACKISRFEKHLYNAAAFKARTKVRSRLRDKRADIL from the exons GTGCCTGCAGCAGTACCCAAGCTGACTCAGGTTCCAGTGAGGATGAGGCAGCCAGTGAGGCCCGCAGCACCACCAGTGAATGCCCCAGCCTTCTTAGCACCGCAGCAGAGGACAGCCTTG GGGGGGATGCCATGGATGAGCAGGGCCAGCAGGAAGACCTTGAGGAGAAGTTGAAGGAGTATGTGGACTGCCTCACAGATAAGAG TGCCAAGACCCGGCAAGGTGCTCTTGAGAGCCTGCGCCTGGCCCTGGCATCCCGCTTACTCCCCGACTTCTTGCTGGAGCGCCGCCTCACGCTGACTGATGCCTTGGAAAAATGCCTCAAGAAAG GGAAGGGCGAGGAACAGGCCCTGGCTGCTGCTGTGCTGGGCCTGCTCTGCGTGCAGCTGGGCCCTGGACCCAAGGGCGAGGAGCTGTTCCACAGCCTGCAGCCCCTCCTATTCTCTGTGCTCAGTGATGGTACAGCCAGCCCTGCCACCCGGCTCCAT TGCGCTTCTGCTCTTGGCTTGGGCTGCTACGTGGCTGCCGCCGATGTCCAG GACCTGGTCTCTTGCCTCACCTGCCTGGAAGGCGTCTTCAGCCGGCCTTGTGGTGTGGGTGGCTCCACAGCCTCTGTATTCCCTGTCAGCCTGCATGGTCTGCTCTGTGCTGCCCTGCAGGCCTGGGCATTGCTACTCACCATCTGCCCCAGCACCCATATCAGCCACATCCTGGACAG gcaGCTGCCCCGTCTGCCCCAGCTCTTGTCCAGTGAAAGTGTGAACCTGCGGATCGCTGCTGGCGAGACCATCGCACTGCTCTTTGAGCTTGCCCGGGACCTTGAG GAGGACTTTATTTACGAGGACATGGGGGCCCTCTGCAGTACCCTGCGCACTCTGGCCACCGACAGCAACAAGTACCGTGCCAAGGCTGACCGGCGGCGTCAGCGCTCTATTTTCCGTGCTGTGCTGCACTTTGTTGAG GGCGGCGAGTGTGAGGAGGAGACCATCCGATTTGGGCTCGAGGTGCTCTATGTAGACAGCTGGGCTCGGCGCCGGATCTATGCCGCCTTCAAGGATGTGCTGGGATCAGGCATGCACCACCACCTCCAG AACAACGAGCTACTCCGTGACATCTTTGGCCTGGGCCCTGTGCTGGTGCTGGATGCCACTGCCCTGAAGGCCTGCAAGATCTCACGTTTTGAGAAG CACCTATACAACGCTGCCGCCTTCAAAGCCCGGACCAAGGTGCGCAGCCGCTTGCGGGACAAGCGGGCAGACATCCTGTGA